The following are encoded together in the Candidatus Tumulicola sp. genome:
- a CDS encoding peroxiredoxin: protein MKLIRSSILATVAAVLALAAPASAALPTGSKAPDFTLQATQGGNVFTFSLADALKKGPVVLYFYPAAFTQGCTIEAHEFADAIDQYKALGATVIGVSHDPLATLQKFSVSDCRSKFAVAADTKQTVETSYDAVLASHPQYANRTSYVIAPDGTIIYTYTDLDPVNHVTNTLNALKAWQADRAHQ, encoded by the coding sequence ATGAAGCTGATTCGTTCATCTATTCTTGCGACGGTTGCCGCCGTGCTGGCGCTCGCCGCACCGGCTTCGGCCGCGCTCCCGACCGGCTCGAAGGCCCCGGACTTCACCTTGCAAGCCACGCAGGGCGGCAACGTTTTTACGTTTTCGCTGGCGGACGCGCTCAAAAAGGGCCCGGTCGTCCTGTATTTTTATCCCGCCGCCTTCACCCAAGGCTGCACGATCGAGGCGCACGAGTTCGCCGACGCGATCGACCAATATAAGGCGCTAGGAGCGACGGTCATCGGCGTATCGCACGATCCGCTCGCCACACTGCAAAAGTTCTCCGTTAGCGATTGCCGTAGTAAATTCGCGGTCGCCGCCGATACGAAACAGACCGTCGAGACGTCCTACGACGCGGTGCTCGCTTCGCATCCGCAATATGCTAATCGGACGTCGTACGTCATCGCGCCGGACGGCACGATCATCTACACGTACACCGATCTGGATCCCGTAAATCACGTAACGAACACGCTGAATGCGTTGAAAGCATGGCAAGCCGACCGTGCGCATCAATAA
- the ftsE gene encoding cell division ATP-binding protein FtsE: MLSLRNVSLVYPNGVHALDNVNLEIAKGEFVFLVGDSGTGKSSLLRLLYREARPTSGEITVDGIRVDRLRRNRIPALRRHLGVVFQDFKLLVDKTVWENVAFAMQVTGAHTRDVMRQVPRVLDLVGLAHKSRMYPGELSGGEQQRSAIARALVNNPKILLCDEPTGNLDPDNGNEIMELLSRINLKGTTVVVATHNQSVVDRMRRRVVRLQEGRVATDEERGYYYLGLGQGQVLSG; this comes from the coding sequence ATGCTCTCACTGCGCAACGTCTCGCTTGTGTACCCGAACGGCGTGCACGCTCTCGACAACGTGAACCTAGAAATCGCGAAAGGCGAGTTCGTGTTTCTCGTTGGCGACTCCGGGACCGGCAAATCCAGCCTGCTTCGTTTGCTCTATCGCGAAGCGCGTCCGACATCCGGCGAGATTACGGTCGACGGAATCCGCGTCGATCGACTGCGCCGCAATCGCATACCGGCACTGCGCCGGCACCTCGGCGTCGTCTTTCAAGACTTCAAGCTGCTGGTCGACAAGACGGTCTGGGAAAACGTCGCCTTCGCCATGCAGGTCACCGGCGCGCACACGCGCGACGTCATGCGACAGGTCCCGCGAGTGCTCGACCTGGTTGGGCTCGCCCACAAGAGCCGGATGTATCCCGGCGAACTTTCCGGTGGCGAGCAACAGCGGAGCGCGATCGCACGCGCGCTCGTCAACAATCCGAAGATCCTGTTGTGCGACGAACCGACGGGAAATCTCGACCCGGACAACGGCAACGAAATCATGGAGTTGCTGTCTCGTATCAATTTAAAAGGCACCACGGTCGTGGTGGCGACTCACAATCAATCCGTCGTCGATCGCATGCGCCGCCGCGTCGTCCGTCTCCAAGAAGGGCGCGTTGCAACCGACGAAGAGCGAGGCTACTATTACCTTGGACTGGGGCAAGGTCAAGTTCTTTCTGGGTGA
- a CDS encoding peptidoglycan DD-metalloendopeptidase family protein — MRVFRMQRLVVAAALLALWSAGSAAVWAQPTLQQRIQSQRSKAEQTQSQLHEKRSQLHVATLHYNDLSRQLGETNDAIAGVNAHLDGLAASAASTQRRIDWNTVQLNAARKSLALHDTMLKRRLVDMYENGDVSYVSVLLAAHSFSDFVERWDDLRLLVAANQSVVRERKRAEARVASVERDLERTQLELQQEQAAQEQARTQLNSLASERQNLVVLASQQRHQVASQVAQMEDLSAAEEAQLESLIQERQREIEQQRRASGIAEGGTESSGGGTGSFSWPVTGPITSPFGWRSSPFTGAPDFHPGLDIAAPTGTTVTAAAGGTVIMAQWYGGYGNYILIDHGGGYSTGYGHLSAMYVSNGQSVKRGQAIGAIGMTGEATGPHLHFEVRIDGKPVDPSPRLH, encoded by the coding sequence ATGAGGGTTTTCCGCATGCAACGGCTGGTCGTCGCCGCAGCTCTCTTGGCATTGTGGTCGGCAGGCTCCGCCGCCGTTTGGGCGCAGCCGACGCTGCAGCAGCGTATCCAAAGTCAACGCTCGAAGGCCGAGCAAACGCAATCCCAGCTGCATGAGAAGCGCTCGCAGCTACACGTGGCGACGTTGCATTACAACGATCTCAGCCGCCAGCTCGGCGAAACCAACGATGCGATCGCAGGCGTCAACGCGCACCTCGACGGCCTGGCCGCCAGCGCGGCTTCGACACAACGGCGCATCGACTGGAACACCGTGCAGTTGAACGCGGCGCGCAAGTCGCTTGCCTTACACGACACGATGCTCAAGCGTCGACTCGTCGACATGTACGAGAATGGCGACGTCAGTTACGTCTCCGTGCTGCTGGCCGCGCACTCGTTTAGTGACTTCGTCGAACGCTGGGACGATTTGCGGCTGCTCGTTGCCGCCAACCAAAGCGTGGTGCGCGAACGCAAGAGAGCCGAAGCTCGCGTCGCTTCAGTCGAGCGCGACTTGGAGCGCACGCAGCTTGAGTTACAGCAAGAGCAGGCGGCGCAAGAACAAGCACGGACGCAACTGAACTCGTTGGCGTCGGAACGGCAAAACCTGGTCGTGCTCGCCTCGCAGCAGCGCCACCAAGTCGCCTCGCAAGTCGCTCAGATGGAAGACCTGTCGGCAGCCGAGGAAGCGCAGCTCGAGTCGTTGATTCAGGAACGCCAGCGTGAAATCGAGCAGCAGCGCCGTGCCAGCGGCATCGCTGAGGGCGGAACCGAGTCCAGCGGAGGCGGGACGGGAAGCTTTTCCTGGCCGGTAACCGGGCCGATCACATCCCCGTTCGGCTGGCGTTCGAGCCCGTTTACCGGTGCGCCCGACTTCCATCCGGGGTTAGATATTGCAGCCCCAACCGGCACTACCGTAACGGCGGCAGCCGGCGGCACCGTTATTATGGCACAATGGTACGGGGGCTACGGCAACTATATTCTGATCGATCACGGCGGCGGCTACTCGACCGGCTATGGCCACCTTTCGGCCATGTACGTCTCAAACGGCCAAAGCGTCAAGCGCGGCCAGGCAATCGGCGCGATCGGCATGACGGGCGAAGCAACCGGGCCCCATCTGCATTTTGAAGTCAGAATTGATGGAAAACCGGTGGACCCGTCCCCCCGTCTGCATTAA
- a CDS encoding DUF4760 domain-containing protein: protein MTAEQAFSAASVVISLGTLAFSTYFLSRQNRHLEHERNALAILDAIGQLTDPQIVRAFKQLEAIGSRYPDDEAVRARFEDSDDDEALTIVAQYVETVSCLARRGVLDASLIVDAVGFMLRYRWSTILPFVERLRRVRENEYLFENFEWLAVYSVWWKEQPRPTGDRNYDPAQFRDIEFKL from the coding sequence ATGACCGCCGAGCAGGCGTTTAGCGCCGCGTCGGTCGTCATATCGCTAGGCACGCTCGCCTTCTCGACCTATTTCCTTTCGCGGCAAAACCGTCACCTCGAGCACGAGCGTAACGCACTCGCCATTTTAGATGCGATCGGACAGCTAACCGATCCCCAAATCGTGCGCGCCTTCAAACAGTTAGAAGCCATCGGTTCGCGCTATCCGGACGACGAAGCCGTGCGAGCTCGATTTGAAGACTCTGACGACGACGAAGCGCTGACGATCGTGGCCCAATACGTCGAAACCGTTTCGTGTTTGGCGCGGCGGGGCGTGCTGGACGCGTCGTTGATCGTCGACGCGGTCGGCTTTATGTTGCGCTATCGCTGGAGCACGATTCTGCCGTTCGTCGAGCGCCTACGCCGCGTTCGCGAAAACGAATACTTATTCGAGAACTTCGAATGGCTAGCGGTGTATAGCGTCTGGTGGAAAGAACAACCGCGTCCAACCGGCGATCGAAATTACGATCCGGCACAGTTCCGCGACATCGAGTTCAAGCTGTAA
- a CDS encoding S41 family peptidase, producing MTLRIRALIAALIVVAVAAAGTLYIRQRAVASAGPKGVDVAMNGGLADVLGQPPPDGPQLARMAVRDLQEVYYKPVDGAVVVKGESDSLRDFLRTKHVANATLANDAAGSDEDRAAETLTGAQDRYASSLGPDGRNQLSEAALRGIMSSMNDPYTVFLSAREIQGLNESLSGGNFGGIGVYIYQLKDGRVLVQPIEELPAARAGMKPGEVVDTVDGTLVRGLALDRVEQLIRGVTGSTVRITAHQYNAPKAERTFNVTREIIHVPSVRAKMEDGYDYIRLSDFGQTSAEEVRKALVDGEQHHAKGYIFDLRDNGGGLVTAATQISSLFVAQGPIVSTIQRDGQKTTDSALGDQLPGLHPVVVLVNKYTASASEITAGALQDYHLATILGTKTFGKGVVQTIIPLGGANAPLGAFKITTARYVTPLGRDIQHRGIMPDVVVNQSVDPALIDTPNDKQLAAAKAKLRALSQR from the coding sequence ATGACGCTTCGTATTCGTGCGCTGATTGCGGCGCTTATCGTCGTCGCGGTTGCGGCCGCCGGCACGCTCTATATCCGCCAGCGCGCCGTCGCGAGCGCCGGTCCGAAAGGCGTAGACGTCGCCATGAACGGCGGCCTGGCCGACGTCTTGGGACAGCCGCCGCCCGATGGACCGCAATTAGCCCGGATGGCCGTACGCGATCTGCAAGAGGTGTATTACAAGCCGGTCGACGGCGCCGTCGTCGTCAAGGGCGAGTCGGATTCGCTGCGCGATTTTCTTCGCACGAAGCACGTCGCCAACGCGACGCTCGCCAACGACGCGGCCGGCTCCGATGAAGACCGGGCCGCCGAAACGCTGACCGGTGCGCAGGACCGCTACGCATCGTCACTCGGGCCTGACGGACGCAACCAACTCAGCGAGGCCGCCCTGCGCGGCATCATGTCGTCGATGAACGACCCGTATACCGTGTTTCTTTCGGCGCGAGAGATTCAAGGTCTCAACGAGTCGCTGAGCGGCGGCAACTTCGGCGGGATCGGCGTCTACATCTATCAGCTCAAGGACGGGCGCGTGCTGGTGCAGCCGATCGAAGAACTGCCTGCCGCGCGTGCCGGAATGAAACCCGGCGAAGTGGTCGATACGGTCGACGGAACTCTCGTGCGCGGTTTGGCGCTCGACCGGGTCGAGCAGTTAATCCGTGGAGTAACGGGTTCGACCGTCCGCATCACCGCTCACCAATATAACGCACCGAAAGCCGAGCGCACCTTTAACGTAACGCGCGAAATCATTCACGTTCCGTCGGTTCGCGCGAAGATGGAAGACGGATACGATTACATCCGGCTGTCGGACTTCGGCCAAACTTCGGCCGAGGAAGTGCGCAAGGCGCTGGTAGACGGCGAACAACACCACGCAAAAGGTTACATCTTCGACCTGCGCGATAACGGCGGCGGTTTAGTCACGGCTGCCACGCAGATTTCAAGCTTGTTCGTTGCGCAAGGCCCGATCGTTTCGACCATACAGCGCGACGGCCAGAAGACGACCGATTCGGCTCTCGGCGACCAACTGCCGGGTTTGCATCCGGTCGTCGTGCTGGTCAATAAATATACGGCAAGCGCGTCGGAGATTACGGCCGGAGCGCTCCAAGACTATCATTTAGCAACAATTCTTGGAACCAAAACCTTCGGCAAAGGCGTCGTGCAAACGATCATTCCGCTCGGGGGCGCAAACGCGCCGCTCGGCGCGTTCAAGATCACCACGGCGCGTTACGTGACGCCGCTGGGTCGCGACATCCAACATCGCGGCATCATGCCCGATGTCGTCGTAAACCAAAGCGTCGATCCGGCTTTGATCGACACGCCTAACGATAAACAACTCGCCGCCGCAAAAGCCAAGCTGCGCGCGCTCTCGCAACGGTAA
- a CDS encoding acyl-CoA dehydrogenase family protein — protein MNFDLTDEQKAIQSLAREFAQDEVKPRAEKMDREAAFPYDLVKTMAQLGFMGLPFPEEYGGAGGDTVSYALAVMEIARADASTAITMAAHVSLGATPFYLFGTQEQKERFLVPLAQGERLWGFGLTEPNAGSDAGNVSTKAELRDGHWIVNGTKAFITNSGTDISGGTTITAVTGKRPDGKPEISNIIVPQDTPGFTRSKKYGKMGWRASDTRELSFADASVPEENLLGPRGEGYKQFLTILDGGRISVAALSIGLAMGAYDEALAYAKERHAFGRPISKFQAISFKLVDMLTEIEHARLMMLRAAWEKDQGRDYVRSACFAKLFAGELSHRVVNEALQVHGGYGFMDEYPISRMYRDQKINEIGEGTNEVQRVVIARLMGL, from the coding sequence ATGAACTTCGACTTGACCGACGAGCAAAAGGCGATCCAAAGCCTGGCGCGCGAATTCGCGCAGGACGAGGTGAAGCCGCGCGCCGAGAAGATGGACCGCGAAGCCGCGTTCCCCTACGATCTGGTGAAGACGATGGCGCAGCTCGGGTTCATGGGCCTCCCGTTCCCCGAAGAATATGGCGGCGCTGGCGGCGACACGGTCAGTTATGCACTCGCCGTGATGGAAATCGCGCGCGCGGACGCGTCGACCGCGATTACGATGGCGGCGCACGTCTCGCTCGGGGCGACGCCGTTCTATCTGTTCGGCACGCAGGAGCAAAAGGAGCGGTTCCTCGTTCCGTTGGCGCAGGGCGAGCGACTGTGGGGCTTCGGCCTAACCGAACCCAATGCGGGCAGCGATGCCGGCAACGTTTCGACCAAGGCGGAGTTGCGCGACGGGCACTGGATCGTGAACGGCACCAAGGCCTTCATCACGAATTCGGGCACTGACATCAGTGGCGGCACGACCATCACGGCGGTCACCGGAAAGCGCCCCGATGGTAAGCCCGAGATTTCGAACATTATCGTGCCACAAGATACGCCCGGCTTCACCCGTAGTAAGAAGTACGGCAAGATGGGCTGGCGCGCGTCCGATACGCGAGAGCTTTCGTTCGCCGATGCGTCCGTACCGGAAGAGAACTTGCTCGGACCACGTGGCGAGGGCTATAAGCAGTTTCTGACGATCCTCGATGGCGGACGCATATCGGTAGCCGCCTTATCGATCGGCTTGGCCATGGGCGCATACGACGAGGCGCTCGCTTATGCCAAAGAACGCCACGCGTTCGGACGGCCGATCAGCAAGTTTCAGGCCATCTCGTTCAAGCTGGTCGACATGTTGACCGAAATCGAGCATGCGCGGCTCATGATGCTGCGAGCGGCGTGGGAGAAAGACCAGGGCCGCGACTACGTGCGGAGCGCATGTTTTGCAAAACTGTTCGCCGGCGAACTATCCCACCGCGTCGTCAACGAAGCACTGCAAGTCCACGGTGGCTACGGCTTTATGGACGAGTATCCGATCTCACGGATGTATCGCGACCAGAAGATCAACGAGATCGGCGAAGGCACCAACGAAGTACAACGCGTGGTCATCGCCCGCTTGATGGGCCTCTAA
- a CDS encoding permease-like cell division protein FtsX, which translates to MDWGKVKFFLGEVLRNFTRNAGMQVTAIGTVAITIILLGTFLFVRAALAGLGGQLLDQITISATVAGNASAAQTIALRRLIATDPRVASVEYIPKAKGWADLQRRLRGQIDTSLIPGNPLPDVLRVRARHPEQVPAVAANIGRLSGIGTVRYGHSEVVKLLQLGDVLRRIGVGVIILFFCVAGIIIANTIRLTVFARRREISIMQLVGATNFYIRAPFICEGLLDGLVGTLLAVVVLGIARVTIWPKLVAALLFIPLNSVSFELGRMVAELFLVGGAVGIVASWIAVGRHLRA; encoded by the coding sequence TTGGACTGGGGCAAGGTCAAGTTCTTTCTGGGTGAGGTGTTGCGCAACTTTACGCGCAACGCCGGGATGCAGGTGACGGCCATCGGGACCGTCGCCATTACCATCATCCTCCTCGGAACGTTTCTCTTCGTGCGTGCCGCGCTCGCCGGACTCGGCGGCCAGCTGCTCGATCAAATAACGATTTCGGCAACGGTCGCTGGCAACGCTTCGGCCGCGCAGACGATCGCGCTACGGCGGTTGATCGCGACCGATCCGCGCGTCGCTTCGGTCGAATACATTCCAAAAGCAAAGGGTTGGGCCGATCTGCAACGCCGCTTGCGGGGGCAAATCGATACGTCGCTCATACCCGGCAATCCGCTGCCCGACGTCCTTCGCGTTCGTGCGCGGCATCCCGAACAGGTCCCGGCCGTCGCAGCAAACATCGGCCGGCTATCGGGAATTGGCACCGTCCGCTACGGGCATTCCGAGGTCGTCAAACTCTTACAGCTCGGCGACGTCCTGCGACGCATCGGCGTCGGAGTCATCATCTTGTTCTTTTGCGTGGCCGGTATCATCATCGCCAATACCATTCGCTTGACGGTGTTTGCAAGACGGCGTGAAATCTCGATCATGCAGCTCGTCGGTGCGACAAACTTTTACATCCGCGCGCCATTTATTTGCGAGGGGCTGTTGGACGGATTGGTCGGCACCCTGCTGGCGGTCGTCGTGCTCGGCATCGCTCGCGTAACCATTTGGCCAAAACTCGTTGCGGCGTTGTTGTTCATCCCGCTCAACTCGGTTTCGTTCGAACTCGGGCGGATGGTCGCCGAACTGTTCCTCGTCGGCGGTGCCGTCGGCATCGTCGCGTCGTGGATCGCCGTCGGACGGCATCTACGCGCGTAG
- a CDS encoding S41 family peptidase, which translates to MKRLYSALVVGVFAAAVTALPAASTLAASGGLSAADSTEISTGYQHLTTDFYKKVDDQTVLNSVRAKLLFALKSSGVTHPSLAPMQSNEAPGANVRTIDRAIASAAAQSHGKLSDHQMTYAALDGMMGSVNDRYTVFLNPKEYAGLNEDLDGGDFGGTGIVIQIDDSTKYILVENIVPDGPADKAGVQQDDLITAIDGVSTKGITVQQASAKLRGKEGTNVSLTLSRDGAAQPPLAITRAKIHELSVYEKMFPGKIGYVELTVFGRDTGAELNAALTRLQQQGARAIVMDLRDNGGGYLDAAVAVSSKFISSGPIVSVESRASNITTLDADDTAIDPLPLVVLVNQYTASASEITSGAIQDSGVGTIMGTKTFGKGVVQTIFPLGADGSAIKITTARYLTPHNRDINHLGISPDVPVAENKHPQFGVPAKDDQLEHALQFVTQKIALLNKENGV; encoded by the coding sequence ATGAAACGACTCTACAGCGCACTCGTCGTCGGCGTGTTTGCCGCGGCCGTCACCGCATTGCCGGCGGCATCGACGCTGGCCGCCTCCGGCGGCCTTTCGGCGGCGGACTCGACCGAAATTTCGACCGGTTATCAGCATCTGACGACCGATTTCTATAAGAAGGTCGACGACCAGACGGTTCTCAACTCGGTTCGCGCAAAGTTGCTTTTCGCGCTCAAATCCTCCGGCGTCACGCACCCGTCGCTCGCTCCGATGCAATCGAACGAAGCGCCAGGGGCCAACGTTCGTACGATCGATCGAGCGATCGCGTCGGCGGCGGCCCAGAGCCACGGTAAGCTATCGGACCATCAAATGACGTATGCCGCGCTCGACGGGATGATGGGATCGGTCAACGATCGTTACACCGTGTTCTTAAATCCGAAGGAATATGCCGGGCTCAACGAAGATCTCGACGGGGGCGACTTCGGCGGCACCGGGATCGTTATTCAAATCGACGATAGTACGAAGTATATCTTGGTCGAAAATATCGTTCCCGATGGTCCGGCGGACAAGGCCGGCGTTCAACAAGACGATTTGATCACCGCGATCGACGGCGTGTCGACGAAAGGCATCACCGTGCAACAAGCCAGCGCAAAGTTGCGCGGTAAAGAAGGCACGAACGTTTCGTTGACCCTCAGTCGCGACGGAGCGGCCCAACCTCCGCTCGCGATCACTCGCGCCAAGATTCACGAGTTGAGCGTCTACGAAAAAATGTTCCCCGGCAAAATCGGGTACGTCGAGCTCACCGTTTTCGGACGCGATACCGGTGCCGAACTCAACGCCGCGCTCACCCGCCTGCAACAACAAGGCGCTCGTGCGATCGTCATGGATCTACGCGACAACGGTGGCGGTTACTTAGACGCGGCCGTTGCGGTCAGCTCGAAGTTTATTTCCAGCGGGCCGATCGTGTCGGTCGAATCGCGGGCGTCGAACATCACGACGCTCGATGCCGACGACACGGCCATCGATCCGCTGCCGTTAGTCGTTCTGGTAAATCAATACACCGCGTCGGCGTCGGAGATTACGTCGGGCGCGATTCAGGACAGCGGCGTCGGCACGATCATGGGGACCAAGACGTTCGGCAAAGGCGTCGTGCAGACGATCTTTCCGCTGGGCGCCGACGGATCGGCGATCAAGATCACCACGGCGCGCTACCTCACGCCGCATAACCGCGACATCAACCATCTCGGCATCAGCCCGGATGTCCCGGTTGCGGAAAACAAGCATCCGCAGTTCGGCGTTCCGGCCAAAGACGATCAGCTGGAGCACGCGCTGCAGTTTGTTACGCAAAAGATCGCACTGCTCAATAAAGAGAACGGCGTGTAA
- a CDS encoding Rne/Rng family ribonuclease → MSSEILISSDPWENRVAILEDGQLAELYVEREEKVIGSIFKGKVHNVLPGMGAAFVDIGLGRNAFLYVDDINRQPLNIGDVEITQGHSGFTISEKVKRGDDVLVQIVKEPRGLKGARISTNISLPGRYLILMPTGRYSGVSRKIESAQERNRLKTVMQRIRPEGMATVVRTAAAGVSEAELIADLGVLIRMWHGILETYKRAASPSLLHRDMNLIFKAARDFITGDVDRVLIDDEEEFRKVRDFLQLLGPQNLARIEQYEGGRKLFDDFKINEEIEKLMRPKINLPSGGSIVIESTEALTVIDVNSGKFTGGRNLEDTILKTNIEAATEVARQVRLRDIGGIIVVDFIDMSSEASRSRVIKTLEDGLRRDRTRATIQSFSNLGLLEFTRKRIGKDLGAQLRGTCPTCYGQGSVMSPQSMAIETFRQIRDRAEGAAAGDVVAHVAPTVAAQMDFWYEEECRTLAQSVAHPIKVRVDPMLHPEHIRIDVARTIREDIELPVRVGDERDVELLAGRLPNPTSAAAVVGNRIVEVENAANNAGGSARIRIIDVDEQDFVLAELVTAASGAAKRRRGRGRGRSRADLTSAEETKQLRQLAEEAAHQAGARPPIGISPVTEEEERQDKAAMAERRSVEVAAEQVSALPEQSVPSERSAPSEQTEGEGDGRRRRRRRRGRGGRGRNGTVETPGTPEAQSGPERTSEPATPPQDRETPAIDADGRHKRRRRRRGRGGRSSATPLDADHGNASDGKAEPAEPSRAIAPVPKSPPPAIEPPPPSLKARQEKPASAKPTRRPRASTSRAAVARVEDVPPAALPAPEPAAKPKRTRKAAAPAEPVEAAPAKTAAPKRKKSATAKKPAAAKKKKTPAAASSRKKKA, encoded by the coding sequence TTGTCGAGCGAGATTTTGATCTCGAGCGACCCCTGGGAAAACCGGGTCGCCATTCTTGAGGACGGCCAACTCGCCGAACTCTACGTCGAGCGCGAAGAAAAAGTTATCGGCTCGATCTTTAAAGGAAAAGTACACAACGTTCTGCCCGGCATGGGCGCGGCGTTCGTCGATATCGGCTTGGGGCGCAACGCGTTCCTCTACGTCGACGACATCAACCGGCAGCCGCTGAATATTGGCGACGTCGAGATCACGCAAGGCCACAGCGGCTTCACGATCTCCGAAAAAGTCAAACGCGGCGACGACGTGTTGGTGCAGATCGTTAAAGAGCCGCGCGGCCTCAAAGGCGCGCGCATCTCGACCAACATATCGTTGCCCGGCCGCTATCTGATCCTAATGCCGACCGGCCGATACTCCGGCGTTTCGCGCAAGATCGAATCGGCGCAAGAACGCAACCGTCTCAAGACCGTAATGCAGCGCATTCGGCCCGAAGGCATGGCGACGGTCGTACGCACCGCCGCCGCCGGCGTGAGCGAGGCGGAACTCATTGCCGATCTCGGCGTGCTGATCCGTATGTGGCACGGGATATTGGAGACCTACAAGCGCGCTGCATCCCCGTCGCTGCTGCACCGCGACATGAACTTGATCTTTAAGGCGGCGCGCGATTTCATCACCGGCGACGTCGATCGGGTCTTGATCGACGACGAAGAAGAGTTTCGCAAGGTGCGCGACTTTCTACAGCTGCTCGGTCCGCAAAATCTGGCGCGCATCGAGCAATACGAAGGCGGCCGCAAGCTGTTCGATGACTTCAAGATTAACGAAGAGATCGAGAAGCTCATGCGACCCAAGATCAATCTGCCGTCCGGCGGATCGATCGTCATCGAATCGACCGAGGCGCTGACCGTCATCGACGTCAACTCCGGAAAGTTTACCGGCGGCCGTAACCTCGAAGACACGATTCTCAAAACCAACATCGAAGCCGCCACCGAGGTGGCCCGTCAAGTGCGCTTGCGCGATATCGGCGGCATCATCGTCGTCGACTTCATCGACATGTCATCGGAAGCGTCGCGCAGCCGGGTCATCAAAACGCTCGAAGACGGATTGCGGCGCGACCGCACGCGCGCGACCATTCAATCGTTTTCGAATCTGGGTCTGCTCGAGTTCACGCGTAAGCGAATCGGTAAGGATCTCGGCGCGCAGCTGCGCGGCACGTGTCCGACCTGCTACGGCCAGGGCAGCGTGATGTCGCCGCAATCGATGGCGATCGAAACGTTCCGCCAAATTCGCGATCGAGCCGAAGGCGCAGCCGCCGGCGACGTCGTCGCGCACGTCGCTCCGACGGTCGCGGCACAGATGGACTTCTGGTACGAAGAAGAGTGTCGCACGTTGGCGCAGTCGGTGGCGCACCCGATCAAAGTCCGCGTCGACCCGATGCTCCATCCCGAGCACATACGCATCGACGTCGCGCGAACGATTCGCGAAGACATCGAACTACCGGTGCGAGTCGGCGACGAGCGAGACGTCGAATTGCTGGCGGGGCGCCTGCCTAATCCGACGTCGGCTGCCGCGGTCGTCGGCAATCGCATCGTCGAGGTCGAGAACGCGGCCAACAACGCCGGCGGCTCGGCCCGGATTCGCATTATCGATGTCGACGAACAAGATTTCGTATTGGCCGAACTGGTCACGGCCGCCAGCGGGGCGGCAAAACGCCGTCGTGGCCGCGGGCGCGGTCGCAGCCGCGCCGACCTGACGTCCGCCGAAGAAACGAAGCAGTTGCGCCAGCTAGCCGAAGAGGCGGCGCACCAAGCCGGTGCGCGCCCGCCGATCGGCATCAGCCCCGTCACCGAAGAGGAAGAACGGCAAGATAAGGCCGCTATGGCCGAACGCCGCTCGGTCGAAGTGGCCGCCGAACAGGTGTCGGCGCTGCCCGAGCAATCGGTCCCGTCCGAACGATCGGCGCCGTCCGAACAAACCGAAGGCGAGGGTGACGGCCGCCGTCGCCGCCGCCGTCGCCGTGGACGCGGCGGACGTGGTCGCAACGGGACCGTCGAAACGCCGGGAACGCCCGAAGCGCAGAGCGGTCCGGAGCGTACGTCCGAGCCGGCGACGCCGCCGCAGGACCGCGAAACGCCCGCAATCGACGCCGACGGCCGGCATAAACGCCGTCGTCGTCGTCGCGGCCGTGGCGGTCGTAGTAGCGCGACGCCGTTGGATGCCGATCACGGCAATGCGTCAGATGGAAAGGCCGAACCGGCCGAACCGTCTCGCGCTATCGCGCCCGTCCCGAAATCGCCGCCGCCGGCCATCGAACCCCCGCCTCCAAGCCTGAAGGCCCGCCAGGAAAAGCCTGCGTCCGCAAAGCCTACCCGCCGCCCGCGCGCGTCCACGTCACGCGCCGCGGTGGCGCGGGTCGAAGACGTCCCGCCTGCCGCGCTCCCGGCTCCGGAACCCGCTGCGAAACCGAAGCGCACGCGCAAAGCCGCCGCTCCGGCCGAACCGGTCGAGGCCGCGCCGGCGAAGACGGCCGCGCCCAAGCGCAAGAAATCGGCCACCGCTAAAAAGCCGGCTGCCGCAAAGAAAAAGAAGACGCCGGCTGCGGCGTCTTCACGGAAGAAAAAGGCCTAA